GCAGCTTGCGGTGCGTCTGAAACTTCAAAAGAAGCACTTAAATTATTACTGATGCGTAATTCGGCAATGAATTTTTCAATTTGAGAAGTATCAGCGCCGCTTTGCTGCATCGCTTCAAGATACAATTCATAATGACTTTTCAAGTCGCCATTTTGGTCAATATCTGATTCTTCACCTGCAACAATTTCATTAATCAAATGTCTTGTCACCGCCGAACCAACCGGAAACCAGGGGACAGAAGTACAGGTAAGATTATTTTGAAGCGCCTTTAAAAGCGACATGAAATCCCAAACTGCAAAAACGTGATATTGCATGAAAATTCTTAAATCGTCAAGCTCGGTGATCGCAGAATAAACTTTGTGATTGATAATTTGCTGCCTTAGCGGCTCAATAGCTATTTGTAATTTTTGAATATGATCTGACATAACAAATGAATTGAAATACGACTCGAATGCTGAATGAATCCGCAAAGGTAACGCATCCCGTTTCCTGATCATTATATTTCAGGCTTTTTCCGTTTAAGAAAGAATTAAATTCAAGATGTTTTAAAAATAAAAATGCCCGGACAATCAGTCATGGGCATTTTCAATTATGCTTTATTAATAAAAATTTTCTGTCCTCCTTTTCTGATCGATTCATAAACAGCGTCTACAACAATCATATCCTTTAATCCTTCCTGTCCGGTTATATGCGGATCAGGTTTATTGTTCAGAATAATATCGGCAAGTCCATCCATTTGTAAGGTTTGGTGTGGAACGTGCGGTGGCATGTTCATTGGACCTGCATTTGTTCTTCCTTTTATCGGTCCATAACCAAACGCCGGACTGAGTTCAACAAATCCTTTTTCACCAATAACATAAAGTCTTTCGAAATTATTGAAGTTATAAGTTGTCCCGCAATTAGCAATCACGCCGCTGGGAAATCCGAGTTGAAAAGTAATCGTTTCATCTACTTCTTTAAATTTTATCGGATCCGTTTTTGTTTCCTGAGCCGTTACCCAAATCGGTTCTTCACCTGTACAATATCGTGCTCCATTTAATGCATACACACCAACATCCATCATAGCCCCACCGCCAGCCAGTGCCTTTTTCAAACGCCACTGCGTAGGATCACCGCTTTTGAAACCCATGTAATTATTGACATGCATAATTTTTCCAAGTTCACCCGATTCACGCATGCGGATGAGTTCGCGTGTATGCGGTTCAAAATGCAGACGGTAACCGATGTAAAATTTAACACCTGCTTTTTCACAAGCTGCGATCATTTCACGGGTTTGTTTGGCATTATCTGCAACGGGTTTTTCACAAATAACATGTTTTCCGGTCGCTGCGATTTGCAGTACATGTTTGTGATGCAGTGAATTTGGCGTTGTTACATAAACAATATCAATGTCCGGATTATTCTTTAATTCGCTGACAGTCTCATAGTTGTAAGTATTTTTGTCAGGGATATTGTATTTCTTTTTCCAGGTGTCAATTTTGGATGGTGTGCCCGAAACAACACCAACGAGTGTCGCCATTGTACATTTTTGCATGGCATCGGCTACGATATTGGCATAACCGCCTAAACCCATAATAGCAACACGGAGCTGCTTTTCAGCACGTACCAGGGGAACGGATGGAGCCGCCGCCGTTGCCGGCAAACCAGCCAGTGCAGTTACGCCAATACCAAGAGAAACCTTTTGAAGGAAATCACGACGAGAATTCATGTGCGAAACAGATTTTAGAAAGATTGTTTGAAATCAAATGTCACCGACACATTTAAAAGAAAAAGATTTGACCTATCTCCTTATTTATCAGCGGCGATAAAATTGATTTGAAGATTTTATTTTTTAATCTTCATTCCCGATTCGATAAGATGTACAAGAGATTCGAGATTCCAGCAATTGTAACAAATGATTTTTGACCATTATTTTGAAAAATGTTGAACCAATTTCAATAATTACATGTATATACATTAAATGTAACAACATGTAAATTTAAAAATATGGAAAATCTAATTAACGGCTTGCACCATATCACTGCATTGGCAAGCGACGCACAAAGAAATGTAGATTTTTATGTAGGAATTCTGGGTTTGAAAATGGTTAAAAAAACCGTCAATTTTGACGCTCCGGATGTATACCATTTATATTATGGTGATGAAACCGGCTCACCAGGATCCATTGTTACATTTTTTCCTTATGCCGGATTGGTTCGTGGAAGAAAAGGAGGCGGACAGTTGACCTATTCTGCTTTTTCAATTCCCACGGCTTCATTGAGTTTCTGGATGGATCGGTTGGTGCATTTTGGTATTCCATACGCCGGGCCTTACAGACGATTTAATGAAACTTATCTTCGTTTTGAAGATTATGACGGAATGGGCGTAGAGCTAGTTGCGAATGATATTGACAAACGTAAGGGCTGGGATAATGGAAAAATTCCTACCGAATATTCGATCCGTGGAGCTTATACAGTTTCGCTGAATGAATATAAAATTGATAAAACAGTTTCTTTGTTGACAGACATAATGCAGCATCGTTTGGTTGCTGAAGAAAATGGAATTTACAGATTTGAAGCCGGTGCCGGCGGTCCGGGTTCTTATGTGGATGTACTTGAATCGCCAAAAGATATTCGGGCATTACAAGGTGCGGGTTCTGTACACCATGTTGCCTTTGCGACGGATAGTGATGAAACGCAGCTGGAAATTCGGGAGAAATTATTATCGGGAAGTTATAATCCAACCGAAGTATTGGACCGTAATTATTTCCACAGTATTTATTACCGCGAGCCTGGTGGAATTTTATTTGAAATCGCAACAAATCCTCCCGGATTTTCGGTGGATGAAAGTGTTTCTGAATTAGGTACTTCCTTGAAATTACCAGAATGGTATGAACCAAGAAGAGAGAAAATCGAGGCGGAACTTCCAGTCATCGTTGCAGAAAGTAAATAGTATAACAGTATAAATAAAAAACGGCTTCCGGTAATCTGGAAGCCGTTTTATTTGAACATGGCTAATAAAAGCTTGGGGAAGTGCATGCGTAATGGCAAGAAATTTTATTCGATTTTGAGAGAACGTTGTACTTTTTGCTCCGCTATAAAAACCGATTTTGAGAGGATTTCATTACCTATCATTATTTTAAGCGTGTAATGTCCATCTTCAAGCTGGTCAACGTTTAGAGCACGACCAAATTTTGTGTAGTTATTTCTGATAATTTCCCGATAGAAAATTTGTCCGCTATCATCGCTCAATAAAATAATTGCTGGTGATGATTTATTAATGCGATTAACATAGACATTGATCTTTCCATCGATGGAACGGTAAATCCCGGTTTGGAAACCAGTAGGCTTTTTTGCTTCCTTTTCATCTGCAAAAGCGGAAATGCAGGTAATCGCAACAAGTAAAATTGCAGCGAAAATTGTTTTGGTGATCTTTTTCATAGCTAATGTGATTATGATGGATTAAATGTTTGTCCTTGAATTTTCCCAGGCTCAATCAGACATTTTCATCATGTTAGTCGAAGCAGCTGCACTGGCAGACAACAAAGTATGTGTACTTAAAGAAAGAAATGATTTAACGGCAATATTTGGGAAGGGTAAAACGCAAAACGGATTCCGTGTCCCCGGAAACCGTTTTTTTAACTTTGGCTAATAGATTAATTACGCTCTGATTTAATTAATTGTCAAAACACGTTCTGTTTTTTGTTCTGTCAATTGAAGTGATTTTGACTGGGTTTCTCCATTGCTGGTCACCTGGATTTCATACTTTCCTGCTTCCAGATCATTCAGATTTAAAGCGCGTCCGAATTTTTGGTTTCCTTTGCCTATCACTTCGCGGTAAACGATATCTCCGGAGCTGTTTTTCAATACCAAAACAGTTGGTGTTTCCTGATTTACTTTGTCAACCAGCACATTGATTTTTCCGCCTTTGGTTGGATAAATTCCGGTGCCGAAGCCGGTAGATTTTTTAGTTGCTTTATCATCTGCATGGGCAGAGAAAGCGAAAGAAGCAACAAATGCAAAGGCAACAGCGATATTTTTGATGTAAGTTTTCATGGCTTTGATTTTTTTATTTATGGCTAATATTTTTCTTATGAATGGCTAATAGGGTATTCGTTACTGATACTTATTTGATTGTCAATGCACGTTCTGTTTTTTGATCTGACAATTGGAATGTTTTGGTTTGTGTTTCGTTTTGGCTTGTTACATCGATTTGGTATTTACCAGCTTCAAGATCCGTAACATTTAACTGGCGACCGAATTTCTGATTTCCTTTGGCTACAATTTCACGGTAAACGACGTCTCCGTTTTCATTTTTCACAAGAATGGTTGTTGAAGCATTATCATCCGCTTTGTCGACCAAGACATTGATTTTTCCTCCTTTGTTGATGTAAACCCCGGTTCCAAAGCTGGAAGTTTTTTTAGTTTCTTTATTTTCAGCGTTAGCAGCGAAAGTGAAAGAAGTAACAAAAGCGAAAGCAAGAGCGATATTTTTGAATGAGTTTTTCATGGCTATTTATATTTGAATGTTCTGTAGTAATTGTTTCCCTTATTGATGAATCAAAGATAGGGTGATGGCAGGTACTATGTATAACAAAGTACACGAATGGATGCTTTTCAGTGATAAGTGGTATGGGGAATAAATGAGTATTATGTGGTAATAAGAAGGTTATTGCGGTTTTGTAAAACTAAGGGTCGAAAAGATGTGAATTAGGGAAATCAGTTGGTGGGAAAATTATTGGATCAATGAGATCGGCCATGCCTACGGCATTTTCTAGTGCCCGTAGGCACGGCCGACATTGTAGCCAGGGAATTTATTCCCTGGAAATGAAAAATGAAATTTATTCTGCAAAATCAAATTTGTTTGTGAAAATGGATTCGGTGCTGAAATGGATACATCATTGGAAACAAATAAATCAATTTCAATCCTTCTCCACAAAATTCATATCCTTTGTAAATGTTTCCTCCAAAAAGTACAATGCGATCAGCGCAATAATACTGGTAATAATACCCAAAGTGAGCCCACTGTTAATTACGCCAAGATTGGGTTTGAATTGAACAAATAAAGCAGCCAGCGGAATTGTAGCTCCACGAACAAAATTAGGAACGGTCGTTGCTACTGTCGCGCGTAAATTTGTACCGAAAAGTTCGGCGGCTATGGTAATGAATAAGGTCCAGTATCCATTACAAAATCCCAAAAACGCACAAACGATGTAAAATGAAAAGGCATCCTGCAAAGGAATCAAGAGGTAAGTTATCATCATACAAAGTGAAAGCGTGATAAATAAACCAATCACCTTTTTGCGGCTTTGTAAATACTGACTAAATAATCCGCTGGCGATATCACCAAAAACCTGACCCGAAAAAGCGAGCATGACGGCCTTGCCCGCATTGACGCCCACAATTCCTTTGGCGTGACCAAATTCAGGTGAAAATGTAATTAAGATACCAACAACAAACCAGATTGGAAGTCCAACCAGAATCGCCATCAGATACTTACTAAACCGTTTACCGTTTCCGATAATCATCAGAATATTTCCCTGATCAACACTTTTTTCTTTTATTTTTTGAAACATACCTGATTCAAAAACATTGAATCTCAGTACCAAAAGTATCAGTCCCATTCCGCCACCGACAAAATAAGAAACTCTCCATGCAAATAAATCGGCTACAAAATAGGCCAGAATGGCTCCCATTACACCTAAGGTAGCCACGAGCGTTGTTCCGTATCCACGAACTTCTTTCGGTAAGACTTCCGTAACCAGCGTAATGCCTGCACCAAGTTCCCCTGCCAGACCTACGCCAGCTATAAAACGTAAAATCGCATATTGATCAACCGACGTGACAAATCCATTGCTGATATTTGCCAATGAATACATAATGATAGACCCGAAAAGAACTGAAAGTCGTCCTTTTTTATCTGCCAGGATTCCCCATAAAACACCCCCAATCAGCATACCGGCCATTTGGTAATTCAATAATTTAATACCTTGTGTTAGTAACTGGTCGTCCGCCACATTCAACGCTTTAAGGCTCGGAACACGAACTACGCTGAATAAAAACAGATCATACATATCCACCAGATAACCAAGCGCAGCAACAATAACAGGCACCTGCATAAGCTGCGATAACAAAGACGGACGGGATTGCGGAATGGCTGACATGGGACTTAGGGTTAGCTTTTAGCGGTTAGGCATTAGTCTGGATGATTAGAATATTCTGTCATTAAGCAAAACTGGAAGAACGAATAATATATCAACAAGCCGAAAAGCTAGTAGCCAACCGCTAAAAGCCAACGACTGATCAAAGTCTGTCTATCAGCATTCCGCCATCTACGCCGATAACCTGACCGGTAGAGTAGGGGAAATCGCCTCTTGTGAGCGATGCTACGGCTTTTCCTACGTCATCTGGCGTTCCCCAGCGTGGTTGCAGCGCCATTCCATTCTCAAAAAGTCCATTATATTTCTCCTGAACTTTGGCGGTCATGTCGGTTGCAATTACACCTGGACGAATTTCAAAAACCGGAATATTATATTCTGCCATACGAACAGCAAAAAGTGCGCTGGTCATAGCCAGACCGGCTTTTGAAACACAATATTCTCCACGGTTTGTTGATACCACAGTGGCGGAAATTGATGTGACAAAAATGATGGTTGCTTCAAATACATGATTATTCTGCTTAGCATGAGCCATTTTTTTTGCAACACTTTGGGTGAAAAAAAATGGTCCTTCCAGATTGGTTGTTAATACTTCCTGATAATTTTCAGGAGTCGTTTCAAGCAAATCCATTCTAACCCGCGGCGCAATTCCTGCATTATTGACCAGCAAATTTATTGGTCCAAAAAACTCGTAAGCCTTGGCGATGATTTTCTCACGGTCTTCCGCAATCGCAATACTTCCCTGACAATAAAGTACTTCTGCACCGAGCTGGCGAAGTTCTTCCAATGCTTCTGCTGCATTTTCTTCGTCACGAACGCCGTTAATGGCAAGATTGAACCCTTCTTTTGCCAGCGATTTAGCAATTCCGAAACCAATTCCGCGACTTCCTCCGGTTATAAGTGCTGTCTTTTTCATAAAATATCGGGTTGGATTATGAACAGACTTTTATAATTCGTCAATGGTAACCCATTGACGCTTTTCCCAGCTTTCTATTCCTTTTTCGGCTAGTTGAACACCACGTGCTCCGGCTTTAAGATTCCATGGGAACGGCGTATCTTTTACAACATGTTTTAAAAATAATTCCCACTGCGCTTTAAAGGCATTATCAAAATTTTCCTGCTCCGGTACTTTTGACCAGCCATCGAAAAATGGAATTGGCTGAGCTATATCCGGGTTCCAGACAGGTTTTGGCGTGTTTCCGTAATGTTGGGTATAACATTCACGCAAGCCAGCCACAGCAGAACCTTTTGTTCCGTCAACCTGCAAAGTCAGCAAATCATCCCGACGAACACGAACTGTCCATGAAGAATTGAACTGGGCGATGACATCACCTTCCAACTCAAAAGTCGCGTAACATGCGTCATCGGCTGTGCATGTATAGGGTTTGCCATTTTCATCAATTCTTTCAGGAATATGTGTTGCTCCCAAACATGATACTGCTTTTACTTTTCCAAAAAGATTATCAAGCACATAGCGCCAGTGGCAAAGCATATCGACAATAATTCCGCCGTCATCTTCTTTTCTATAATTCCATGAAGGGCGTTGGGCTGGAATGGAATGTCCTTCAAAAACCCAGTATCCAAATTCCCCGCGAACAGAAAGTATTTTTCCGAAGAAATCATTTTCCATCAGCCGTTTCAATTTCAACATACCCGGAAGCCACAGTTTGTCCTGAACCACACCGTTTTTAAGTCCTGCTGCGGTAGCGAGATCGTAAAGTTCAAGTGCTTCTTCCGTTGTGGTACCCGTTGGTTTTTCGCAATAAATATGTTTCCCGGCCAGAATGGCTTTTTTCACCGCCGGCGCTCTGCGACCTGTTACCTGTGCGTCAAAATAAATCTGAAAATGAGGATTAGCCAGAACAGAATCCAGATCAGTCGTGAATTTTGTGATGCCAGATTGTTTGCCCAAAGCTTCCAGTTTCGCTTTATTTCTCCCAACCAGAATCGGGTCCGGCATAATGATTTCGTCTGCCGAGATTTTTACACCACCTTGTTCAATGATGGCTACAATGGAGCGAAGTAAATGCTGGTTGGTTCCCATGCGGC
The nucleotide sequence above comes from Dyadobacter subterraneus. Encoded proteins:
- a CDS encoding Gfo/Idh/MocA family protein, with product MNSRRDFLQKVSLGIGVTALAGLPATAAAPSVPLVRAEKQLRVAIMGLGGYANIVADAMQKCTMATLVGVVSGTPSKIDTWKKKYNIPDKNTYNYETVSELKNNPDIDIVYVTTPNSLHHKHVLQIAATGKHVICEKPVADNAKQTREMIAACEKAGVKFYIGYRLHFEPHTRELIRMRESGELGKIMHVNNYMGFKSGDPTQWRLKKALAGGGAMMDVGVYALNGARYCTGEEPIWVTAQETKTDPIKFKEVDETITFQLGFPSGVIANCGTTYNFNNFERLYVIGEKGFVELSPAFGYGPIKGRTNAGPMNMPPHVPHQTLQMDGLADIILNNKPDPHITGQEGLKDMIVVDAVYESIRKGGQKIFINKA
- a CDS encoding DUF3244 domain-containing protein, which produces MKNSFKNIALAFAFVTSFTFAANAENKETKKTSSFGTGVYINKGGKINVLVDKADDNASTTILVKNENGDVVYREIVAKGNQKFGRQLNVTDLEAGKYQIDVTSQNETQTKTFQLSDQKTERALTIK
- a CDS encoding ring-cleaving dioxygenase encodes the protein MENLINGLHHITALASDAQRNVDFYVGILGLKMVKKTVNFDAPDVYHLYYGDETGSPGSIVTFFPYAGLVRGRKGGGQLTYSAFSIPTASLSFWMDRLVHFGIPYAGPYRRFNETYLRFEDYDGMGVELVANDIDKRKGWDNGKIPTEYSIRGAYTVSLNEYKIDKTVSLLTDIMQHRLVAEENGIYRFEAGAGGPGSYVDVLESPKDIRALQGAGSVHHVAFATDSDETQLEIREKLLSGSYNPTEVLDRNYFHSIYYREPGGILFEIATNPPGFSVDESVSELGTSLKLPEWYEPRREKIEAELPVIVAESK
- a CDS encoding MFS transporter codes for the protein MSAIPQSRPSLLSQLMQVPVIVAALGYLVDMYDLFLFSVVRVPSLKALNVADDQLLTQGIKLLNYQMAGMLIGGVLWGILADKKGRLSVLFGSIIMYSLANISNGFVTSVDQYAILRFIAGVGLAGELGAGITLVTEVLPKEVRGYGTTLVATLGVMGAILAYFVADLFAWRVSYFVGGGMGLILLVLRFNVFESGMFQKIKEKSVDQGNILMIIGNGKRFSKYLMAILVGLPIWFVVGILITFSPEFGHAKGIVGVNAGKAVMLAFSGQVFGDIASGLFSQYLQSRKKVIGLFITLSLCMMITYLLIPLQDAFSFYIVCAFLGFCNGYWTLFITIAAELFGTNLRATVATTVPNFVRGATIPLAALFVQFKPNLGVINSGLTLGIITSIIALIALYFLEETFTKDMNFVEKD
- a CDS encoding DUF3050 domain-containing protein — encoded protein: MSDHIQKLQIAIEPLRQQIINHKVYSAITELDDLRIFMQYHVFAVWDFMSLLKALQNNLTCTSVPWFPVGSAVTRHLINEIVAGEESDIDQNGDLKSHYELYLEAMQQSGADTSQIEKFIAELRISNNLSASFEVSDAPQAAQDFVNYTFKIINSKKDYLQAATFTFGREDLIPNMFHSIVSDISKTFPEEVSIFKYYLERHIEVDGDHHSNLALQMTSNLCGDNQTFWKEAEQATIQSLQKRIDLWDAVYEQIASKKAVLS
- a CDS encoding Gfo/Idh/MocA family protein, whose translation is MITHTIGIIMNGVTGRMGTNQHLLRSIVAIIEQGGVKISADEIIMPDPILVGRNKAKLEALGKQSGITKFTTDLDSVLANPHFQIYFDAQVTGRRAPAVKKAILAGKHIYCEKPTGTTTEEALELYDLATAAGLKNGVVQDKLWLPGMLKLKRLMENDFFGKILSVRGEFGYWVFEGHSIPAQRPSWNYRKEDDGGIIVDMLCHWRYVLDNLFGKVKAVSCLGATHIPERIDENGKPYTCTADDACYATFELEGDVIAQFNSSWTVRVRRDDLLTLQVDGTKGSAVAGLRECYTQHYGNTPKPVWNPDIAQPIPFFDGWSKVPEQENFDNAFKAQWELFLKHVVKDTPFPWNLKAGARGVQLAEKGIESWEKRQWVTIDEL
- a CDS encoding 3-ketoacyl-ACP reductase, producing the protein MKKTALITGGSRGIGFGIAKSLAKEGFNLAINGVRDEENAAEALEELRQLGAEVLYCQGSIAIAEDREKIIAKAYEFFGPINLLVNNAGIAPRVRMDLLETTPENYQEVLTTNLEGPFFFTQSVAKKMAHAKQNNHVFEATIIFVTSISATVVSTNRGEYCVSKAGLAMTSALFAVRMAEYNIPVFEIRPGVIATDMTAKVQEKYNGLFENGMALQPRWGTPDDVGKAVASLTRGDFPYSTGQVIGVDGGMLIDRL